One Panicum virgatum strain AP13 chromosome 3N, P.virgatum_v5, whole genome shotgun sequence DNA segment encodes these proteins:
- the LOC120665524 gene encoding methyl-CpG-binding domain-containing protein 4-like, with the protein MTYGSPPGSPPSQGSQRKRGSTKDSVGLYAVQCYVCYKWRMIPTKEEFETLRENFTEDPWFCSRRPDCSCDDPADIEYDCSRIWVIDKPNIPKPPPETERLVIMRRDFTKMDTYYVMPNGKRARCAGDVDKFLEANPEYKNRISVSDFNFAPPKVVEETVSHNSAWKAAKAKKQDKADTSSAQK; encoded by the exons atgACCTACGGGTCGCCGCCGGGTTCGCCCCCCTCCCAAGGCTCCCAG AGAAAAAGAGGTTCAACCAAAGATTCTGTTGGCTTGTATGCGGTGCAATGCTATGTGTGCTACAAATGGCGTATGATTCCAACTAAAGAAGAATTTGAAACACTTCGTGAGAACTTCACTGAGGATCCATGGTTCTGCAGCAGAAGACCAGACTGCTCTTGTGATGATCCTGCTGACATTGAGTATGACTGCAGCCGTATTTGGGTCATCGACAAGCCCAACATACCGAAGCCTCCACCAGAGACGGAGAGGCTAGTGATTATGAGGCGTGATTTCACTAAAATGGACACCTACTATGTCATGCCAAATGGGAAGCGTGCAAGGTGTGCGGGGGATGTGGATAAGTTTCTGGAGGCAAATCCTGAGTACAAAAACCGCATATCTGTTTCTGACTTCAACTTTGCACCACCCAAGGTTGTTGAGGAGACTGTTTCTCACAACTCTGCCTGGAAGGCTGCCAAAGCTAAGAAGCAGGACAAGGCAGACACATCAAGTGCACAAAAGTGA